A portion of the Actomonas aquatica genome contains these proteins:
- a CDS encoding dihydrolipoyl dehydrogenase family protein, with product MKRPISYDFIAIGGGSAGFNAARVAADLGKKVAIVDGAEELGGLCILRGCMPSKTLLYSTDVLHLAQHGKLFGLNIPSAKVDMKRLHARKKAIIGEFAEYRAKAMMQKRYDVYRAHAKFIDPHTIALSDGKLLRAERFIIGTGSKVSVPPLPGLADTPFWTSDDVLDLDFVPQSVIVLGGGIVACELSQFLSRIGSRVVQIQRSSHILKEHSPEASIVVEDAFRDEGIDLHTGTSIQSIRTTSDGGVSVTFLNSDGKKLTRRAKHLFNALGRSPNTGSLDLANAGVELQKSGRIKINQWQQTTQRHIYAGGDCCGPHDIVHLAVAQGELAARHAFGEKKLKPVDENLLLSVVFTEPPIASIGRSEAQLKAEGTPFLTASYPFDDHGKSILMEAKRGYVKVIAEPKRGRILGAEIVGPQAGELIHCFTAPLAMKATVFDLLKAPWYHPTLAEILTYPLEDIADEINGDA from the coding sequence ATGAAACGCCCCATCTCTTACGACTTCATCGCCATAGGCGGTGGATCCGCTGGTTTTAACGCGGCTCGCGTCGCCGCCGATCTCGGCAAAAAGGTAGCCATCGTCGACGGCGCAGAAGAGCTGGGTGGGCTCTGTATCCTCCGCGGCTGCATGCCGTCGAAAACTCTACTCTATTCGACCGATGTGTTGCACCTCGCCCAGCACGGAAAGCTTTTCGGTCTCAACATTCCGTCGGCCAAGGTCGACATGAAGCGCCTCCACGCCCGCAAGAAGGCGATCATTGGGGAATTCGCCGAATACCGCGCCAAAGCGATGATGCAGAAGCGTTACGACGTTTATCGCGCACACGCCAAGTTCATCGATCCGCACACCATTGCGCTCTCCGACGGCAAACTGCTTCGCGCCGAGCGCTTCATCATTGGCACGGGCTCCAAGGTTTCCGTGCCTCCACTCCCCGGCCTCGCCGACACTCCGTTTTGGACGAGCGACGATGTGCTCGACCTGGATTTTGTGCCCCAAAGCGTCATCGTGCTCGGCGGCGGAATCGTTGCCTGCGAGCTCAGCCAATTCCTCAGTCGCATCGGATCTCGCGTCGTCCAGATTCAACGCAGTTCCCACATCCTCAAAGAGCATTCGCCCGAGGCCTCCATCGTCGTGGAGGACGCGTTCCGGGACGAAGGGATCGATCTCCATACCGGCACGAGCATCCAATCAATCCGCACGACCAGCGACGGTGGCGTCAGCGTTACTTTCCTCAACTCCGACGGCAAGAAGCTCACTCGTCGCGCCAAGCACCTTTTCAACGCTCTCGGTCGCAGCCCCAACACTGGGTCTCTCGACCTCGCCAACGCAGGCGTGGAACTGCAGAAGTCCGGCCGCATCAAAATCAACCAGTGGCAGCAAACGACTCAGCGCCACATCTACGCCGGAGGCGACTGCTGCGGACCGCACGACATAGTGCATCTCGCGGTGGCACAGGGCGAACTCGCCGCTCGCCACGCTTTCGGCGAAAAGAAGCTCAAGCCGGTTGATGAGAACCTGCTCCTCAGCGTCGTTTTCACCGAACCGCCCATCGCCTCGATCGGCCGCTCCGAAGCGCAGCTCAAGGCCGAAGGCACGCCCTTCCTCACCGCGAGCTACCCCTTCGACGATCACGGCAAGTCCATCCTGATGGAGGCCAAACGCGGCTACGTGAAGGTCATCGCCGAACCCAAACGTGGACGGATCCTCGGTGCCGAAATCGTGGGTCCGCAAGCCGGCGAACTCATCCACTGCTTCACGGCTCCGCTGGCGATGAAAGCCACGGTCTTCGATCTGCTCAAAGCCCCGTGGTATCACCCGACCCTCGCGGAAATCCTGACCTATCCGCTCGAGGACATCGCCGACGAAATCAACGGCGACGCCTGA
- the hisA gene encoding 1-(5-phosphoribosyl)-5-[(5-phosphoribosylamino)methylideneamino]imidazole-4-carboxamide isomerase has product MIIYPAIDIKGGRAVRLLQGRADQETVYATDPAEVAKTFQATGSPWVHVVDLDGAFAGSPQNLARVEAIAQTGMQVQLGGGMRDRETIERALGLGVSRVVIGTRAAESAEFVAEMVQAFGEKIAVGIDAKDGQVAVKGWVDTTGVGAIDLAKRMDAIGVQTIIYTDIGTDGMLTGPNFAAQEEMADAVSATIIASGGVSRREDVIGLAEIEKRRPNLGGVIVGKALYEKRVELSDLLAIAKT; this is encoded by the coding sequence ATGATCATCTATCCAGCCATTGACATCAAAGGCGGCCGCGCGGTGCGGTTGCTGCAAGGACGCGCCGACCAAGAGACGGTCTACGCGACGGACCCGGCCGAGGTCGCCAAGACCTTTCAGGCGACGGGTAGCCCGTGGGTGCATGTGGTTGATCTCGATGGGGCGTTTGCGGGGTCACCGCAGAACCTGGCGCGGGTGGAAGCCATCGCGCAGACGGGCATGCAGGTGCAGCTCGGCGGGGGCATGCGCGACCGCGAAACGATTGAGCGCGCGCTCGGGCTCGGCGTGAGCCGGGTCGTCATCGGCACGCGGGCCGCAGAGAGCGCAGAATTTGTGGCCGAGATGGTGCAGGCTTTCGGCGAAAAGATCGCGGTCGGCATCGACGCCAAGGATGGCCAGGTCGCCGTCAAGGGGTGGGTCGATACCACCGGAGTCGGCGCGATCGATCTCGCCAAGCGCATGGACGCCATCGGCGTGCAGACGATCATCTACACCGACATCGGCACCGACGGGATGCTGACGGGCCCCAATTTCGCCGCGCAGGAAGAAATGGCCGACGCGGTTTCCGCAACGATCATCGCCAGCGGTGGGGTGAGCCGACGCGAGGACGTAATCGGCTTGGCCGAAATCGAAAAACGCCGCCCGAACCTGGGCGGCGTCATCGTGGGCAAAGCCCTCTATGAGAAACGAGTGGAGCTGAGCGATCTGCTGGCGATCGCGAAGACCTGA
- a CDS encoding M42 family metallopeptidase: MAKSYSPPPFLVELLAARAPSGDEFESQAVFDRHVQPSADIYQKDALGNRIATLNPKGDPILMLAGHLDELGLIVTYVNNDGFLYFNTIGGHDRIMIPGRRVIIRTANGPVKGVTGKRAVHLMNPEDRKKVPEIHEMWIDIGAKDKKDALKRVSIGDTATYDHEFELLNGSIGTARAFDNKVGAYVVGEVLIRLAKAKKKPAARVVAVGTAQEEIGVRGATTSSYAVDPHIAVAIDVGHATDHPDCDNRKFGETKLGGGPIICRGPNINPLLYERLVEAAKKAKIDYQLEADPRPTGTDARAIQMARGGVATGLISIPLRYMHTPSEMVDLADVEACVQLLVEFTKALKPGDYLHW; this comes from the coding sequence ATGGCAAAATCTTACTCTCCTCCTCCCTTCCTCGTGGAACTGCTCGCCGCGCGCGCTCCGTCCGGCGACGAATTTGAATCCCAGGCCGTCTTCGACCGCCACGTCCAGCCTTCGGCGGACATCTATCAGAAAGACGCCCTCGGCAACCGGATCGCGACGCTCAATCCCAAGGGTGACCCGATACTCATGCTTGCCGGTCACTTGGACGAGCTCGGGCTCATCGTCACCTACGTCAACAACGACGGCTTCCTCTACTTCAACACCATCGGTGGTCACGACCGCATCATGATCCCGGGTCGTCGCGTGATCATTCGCACGGCCAACGGCCCCGTGAAGGGCGTCACCGGCAAACGAGCCGTGCATCTCATGAACCCGGAGGATCGCAAGAAGGTCCCGGAGATCCATGAGATGTGGATCGATATCGGCGCAAAGGATAAGAAGGACGCCCTCAAGCGCGTGAGCATCGGCGACACCGCCACCTACGACCACGAGTTTGAGTTGCTCAATGGCTCCATCGGCACCGCCCGCGCCTTCGACAACAAGGTCGGCGCTTACGTCGTCGGTGAAGTCCTGATCCGCCTCGCCAAAGCCAAAAAGAAACCCGCCGCGCGCGTCGTGGCCGTTGGCACCGCGCAGGAAGAGATCGGCGTGCGCGGAGCGACCACCTCCAGCTACGCCGTAGATCCGCATATCGCCGTCGCCATCGACGTCGGCCACGCCACCGACCACCCCGATTGCGACAACCGCAAATTCGGCGAAACCAAACTCGGCGGCGGCCCGATCATCTGCCGCGGTCCCAACATCAATCCCCTGCTCTACGAGCGCCTCGTCGAGGCCGCTAAGAAAGCCAAGATCGACTACCAGTTGGAAGCCGACCCGCGCCCGACTGGCACCGACGCGCGCGCGATCCAGATGGCCCGCGGCGGTGTTGCCACCGGACTGATCTCGATTCCGCTGCGCTACATGCACACCCCCAGCGAAATGGTCGATCTCGCCGACGTGGAAGCCTGCGTGCAGCTGCTGGTCGAGTTCACCAAAGCACTCAAGCCGGGCGACTACCTGCACTGGTAG